A stretch of the uncultured Desulfobacter sp. genome encodes the following:
- a CDS encoding HDOD domain-containing protein: MDIFVARQPVFTSDKKLFGYELLFRLSLDNVFPNIDGSVATSGVLANTFFSFGLNDILSGKPGLINFTSDLLRKQTPLLFPKEHIIIEVLEDIEPEPEIIDALKSFKAEGFRIALDDFVYDQKFSEMIKLCDMIKFDIMATPLDTLDPILSSLGDELKHITLLCEKVETHEEFEQAKAMGFKLFQGYFFSKPEVISNKGLAANQVTNLKLLNEVSKQEPALNVIENMIKNDVAISFKLLTFINSAYFKRPTAIDTIKDAMTFLGLQELKKFINVVVVSGINPDKPNELIRFSVIKARMCEQCAHALKTGFSPEELFTVGLFSTMDAILDLPMTEILEKISLSEKIKEALLGKNRIFNQLDDLITNFEQGQWDHTRFQADKDSKLIQKLPAFYMDALKMADAFLTSP; this comes from the coding sequence ATGGATATTTTTGTAGCGCGCCAGCCTGTATTCACTTCAGACAAAAAGCTGTTCGGTTATGAGCTTTTATTCAGGCTCAGCTTAGACAATGTCTTTCCAAATATTGATGGGTCTGTGGCCACATCCGGTGTACTGGCCAACACATTTTTCTCTTTTGGGCTCAATGATATCCTTTCCGGCAAACCCGGACTAATCAATTTCACCAGTGATCTTCTGCGCAAACAGACGCCGCTGCTTTTCCCAAAAGAGCATATTATTATTGAGGTTTTAGAAGATATTGAACCTGAACCTGAAATCATTGATGCATTAAAGTCTTTTAAAGCTGAAGGATTCAGAATCGCCCTGGATGATTTTGTTTATGATCAAAAATTCAGTGAAATGATTAAGCTATGCGACATGATAAAATTTGATATCATGGCCACCCCGTTGGACACGCTGGATCCGATTTTAAGTTCCCTAGGAGATGAACTCAAACATATTACATTGTTGTGTGAAAAAGTAGAAACCCACGAAGAATTTGAACAGGCCAAAGCCATGGGTTTCAAGCTGTTCCAGGGCTATTTCTTTTCAAAACCTGAAGTTATATCAAACAAAGGCCTGGCAGCCAACCAGGTTACCAATTTAAAATTGTTAAATGAGGTGTCAAAACAAGAACCGGCTTTAAACGTCATAGAAAATATGATTAAAAATGATGTGGCCATCTCTTTCAAGCTTTTAACGTTTATTAATTCAGCCTATTTTAAGCGTCCCACCGCCATAGACACGATCAAGGATGCCATGACCTTTTTGGGTCTGCAGGAATTAAAAAAATTTATCAATGTGGTTGTGGTATCGGGTATAAACCCGGACAAACCCAACGAACTGATCCGTTTTTCGGTGATCAAGGCCCGGATGTGCGAACAATGCGCCCATGCCCTTAAAACCGGATTCTCCCCGGAAGAGTTGTTCACAGTGGGCCTGTTTTCAACCATGGATGCCATTTTGGATCTGCCCATGACAGAGATCCTTGAAAAAATTTCCCTATCTGAAAAAATCAAAGAAGCACTGTTAGGCAAAAACCGCATATTTAACCAGCTCGATGATCTGATTACAAACTTTGAACAGGGGCAGTGGGACCATACCCGATTTCAGGCAGACAAAGATTCCAAGCTCATTCAAAAACTGCCCGCCTTTTACATGGACGCCTTAAAAATGGCCGATGCCTTTCTTACCTCGCCATAG
- a CDS encoding TraB/GumN family protein: MSENPIDHDDIHTLERDGKKIILIGTAHVSRHSAQLVSDTIASEQPDTVCVELCNNRLATIQDQDRWQNMDIVKIIKAKKALMLFMNLLLAAFQKKIADKFGIKPGQEMINAIAAAEKTGANIIPADREIQITLSRIWRGMGLWEKIKLIFSMLLSFGQSDEIEESDIEKMKHQDILQTLLSELKEDHPFIGKVLIDERDQFLAESIRSAPGDNIVAVVGAAHLPGILEYIEQDTPIDLAALRTLPPPGKIGKILKWLIPGLIVMLFIAGFLMEGKGAGTDMIWIWVLANGIFAGIGALIALAHPYTIFSSILAAPLTSLNPMIAAGWVAGLVEAFARKPKVRDLEAIPEDITSIKGFWRNNVTRILLVVVFTNLGSSIGTMTALPLMIKLLS, from the coding sequence ACCATAGCATCCGAACAGCCCGACACCGTATGTGTGGAACTATGCAACAACCGTCTGGCAACCATACAGGATCAAGACAGATGGCAGAACATGGATATAGTAAAAATAATCAAGGCAAAAAAAGCATTGATGCTGTTTATGAATCTTTTACTGGCCGCTTTCCAAAAAAAAATAGCCGATAAATTCGGCATAAAACCCGGCCAGGAGATGATCAATGCCATTGCGGCCGCTGAAAAAACAGGGGCAAACATCATCCCTGCAGACAGGGAAATTCAGATCACGCTTTCCCGGATATGGCGGGGGATGGGGCTCTGGGAAAAGATTAAACTGATATTTTCCATGCTACTGTCATTTGGCCAGTCTGATGAGATTGAAGAGTCTGACATTGAAAAAATGAAGCACCAGGACATTCTGCAGACCCTGCTTTCGGAACTCAAAGAGGATCACCCATTTATCGGAAAAGTCCTGATTGACGAACGGGACCAGTTCCTGGCCGAGAGCATTCGAAGTGCGCCGGGAGACAACATTGTAGCGGTTGTAGGCGCGGCCCATTTACCCGGCATTCTGGAATACATCGAACAAGACACCCCCATAGACCTTGCCGCACTCAGAACACTTCCCCCTCCCGGCAAAATAGGGAAAATATTAAAGTGGCTTATCCCCGGCCTGATCGTCATGCTTTTCATTGCCGGATTTCTCATGGAGGGTAAAGGCGCCGGAACCGATATGATCTGGATCTGGGTGCTGGCGAATGGTATTTTTGCCGGTATCGGCGCACTCATTGCACTGGCCCATCCTTATACCATTTTTTCATCCATCCTAGCCGCACCACTGACCTCTTTGAACCCCATGATTGCAGCAGGCTGGGTGGCAGGTCTTGTGGAGGCGTTTGCTCGAAAACCCAAGGTACGAGACCTTGAGGCGATACCTGAGGATATCACATCCATTAAAGGATTCTGGCGGAATAATGTCACAAGAATTCTACTGGTGGTGGTATTTACCAATCTTGGATCTTCCATCGGCACCATGACAGCCCTGCCGTTGATGATCAAGCTTTTGTCCTGA